From the genome of Amycolatopsis sp. NBC_01488, one region includes:
- a CDS encoding nucleotidyltransferase family protein, which translates to MPPVAGLLLAAGAGRRFGGPKALAELDGRPLVLRALGTLAAAGCGPIRVVLGAAAEQVRALLPDPGQGVFAEGWESGMGASLRAGLAALAQEAAPVAALVHLVDLPWVGADILARVAADATADTVARAAYDGVPGHPVLFGRRWWGEIAETAQGDRGARDWLAGRPDLKLVECADLGSGRDVDHRADLPDQ; encoded by the coding sequence ATGCCACCCGTGGCCGGGCTTCTCCTCGCGGCCGGGGCCGGGCGGCGGTTCGGTGGCCCCAAGGCCCTCGCCGAACTCGATGGCCGGCCTCTCGTCCTGCGCGCGCTCGGCACCCTCGCCGCCGCCGGGTGCGGGCCCATCCGAGTCGTTCTCGGTGCCGCTGCCGAGCAGGTGCGGGCCCTCCTGCCCGATCCCGGGCAAGGCGTGTTCGCCGAGGGCTGGGAGAGCGGCATGGGTGCCTCCCTCAGAGCCGGTCTCGCCGCCCTCGCCCAGGAGGCGGCCCCCGTCGCCGCGCTGGTGCACCTGGTCGACCTGCCCTGGGTCGGCGCCGACATCCTCGCCCGGGTCGCCGCCGACGCCACAGCGGACACCGTCGCCCGCGCGGCCTACGACGGCGTTCCCGGCCACCCCGTCCTCTTCGGCCGCCGCTGGTGGGGCGAAATCGCCGAAACCGCCCAAGGTGACCGCGGCGCCCGCGACTGGCTGGCCGGACGTCCCGACCTGAAGCTCGTCGAGTGCGCCGACCTCGGCAGCGGCCGCGACGTCGACCACCGCGCCGACCTCCCCGACCAGTAG
- a CDS encoding XdhC/CoxI family protein: protein MRDVLDDVFRRWSDGETVGLGTVVATFSSAPRAPGAAMVVAPDGTVAGSVSGGCVEGAVYELAQEVVAERKPVLQRFGVTDDDAFAVGLTCGGIIDIYVEHVDRESMPELGDVVASVRGGEPVAVVTVIEHEHAGLVGEHMIVWPDRTAGSLGSSRIDDAVADDARGLLASGRTGTLHYGPDGQRRGEGMAVFVNSFEPPPRLLVFGAIDFAAAMARMGAYLGYQVTVCDARPVFATSSRFPDAHDVVVDWPHRYLEAEAEAGRIDQRTAIAVLTHDPKFDVPLLEVALRLDVGYVGAMGSRKTHDDRFARLREAGITEAELEHLSSPIGLDLGARTPEETAVSIAAEIIALRWGGGGKRLAELSGRIHG from the coding sequence ATGCGTGACGTACTGGACGACGTGTTCCGCCGCTGGTCCGACGGCGAAACCGTCGGGCTCGGCACCGTGGTCGCGACTTTCTCGTCGGCGCCGCGCGCGCCCGGCGCCGCGATGGTCGTCGCTCCCGACGGCACGGTCGCCGGCAGCGTGTCCGGTGGATGCGTCGAAGGCGCGGTCTACGAGCTGGCGCAGGAGGTCGTCGCCGAGCGCAAGCCCGTGCTGCAGCGTTTCGGCGTCACCGACGACGACGCGTTCGCGGTGGGCCTGACCTGCGGCGGGATCATCGACATCTACGTCGAGCACGTCGACCGCGAGTCGATGCCGGAGCTCGGTGACGTCGTCGCGTCGGTCCGCGGCGGCGAACCGGTCGCCGTCGTGACGGTCATCGAGCACGAGCACGCGGGCCTGGTCGGCGAGCACATGATCGTCTGGCCGGACCGGACGGCAGGCTCGCTCGGGTCGTCGCGGATCGACGACGCGGTGGCCGACGACGCGCGCGGCCTGCTGGCCAGCGGCCGCACCGGCACCCTGCACTACGGCCCGGACGGGCAGCGCCGCGGCGAGGGCATGGCGGTGTTCGTCAACTCCTTCGAGCCACCGCCCCGGCTGCTCGTGTTCGGCGCGATCGACTTCGCCGCCGCGATGGCCCGCATGGGCGCCTACCTCGGCTACCAGGTCACGGTGTGCGACGCGCGGCCGGTGTTCGCCACCAGCAGCCGCTTCCCGGACGCGCACGACGTCGTCGTCGACTGGCCGCACCGCTACCTGGAGGCGGAGGCCGAGGCCGGCCGCATCGACCAGCGCACGGCGATCGCGGTGCTGACCCACGACCCGAAGTTCGACGTGCCGCTGCTGGAAGTCGCGCTGCGCCTGGACGTCGGCTACGTCGGCGCGATGGGTTCCCGCAAGACGCACGACGACCGCTTCGCCCGCCTGCGCGAAGCCGGGATCACCGAGGCGGAGCTGGAACACCTGTCGTCGCCGATCGGCCTCGACCTCGGTGCTCGGACGCCGGAGGAGACGGCCGTGTCCATCGCGGCGGAGATCATCGCGCTGCGGTGGGGCGGTGGCGGCAAGCGGCTCGCCGAGCTGTCCGGCCGGATTCACGGCTGA
- a CDS encoding xanthine dehydrogenase family protein molybdopterin-binding subunit, which produces MTATIEPEVGKSRRRKEDERLITGRTRWTDNIALPGLLHMAVLRSPFAHAKIVSIDTSAAKSAPGVIAVYTGKDLDPDGAIGMPCAWPITPDMKAPRRPVLAADTVNFAGEGVAVVVARSSAEAHDALEEIDVEYDELPVILDMEAALAEGAPLVHEELGTNKNAVWVFDSGEAGTGGNVEDAISSSEVVVKRRFRQQRLVPAFMEPRACVVDPTSTQITMWSATQVPHVLRVMAALTLGIPEHKLRVIAPDVGGGFGGKIGVLPEEMMSLLVAQKLGKPVKWNETRSETMLAAHHGRDQIQDITISATRDGQVTGLKVELLANLGAYNGLVGPGVPILGAFMFNAIYKFPAYHFACTNVFTTTTLTDAYRGAGRPEATFAVERIMDELAVELGMDPLELREKNWIKHEEFPFTTVCGLTYDSGNYEAATEKAKQLFDYDGLRAEQEKRRAAKDKVQLGIGISTFTEMCGLAPSRVLGSLDYGAGGWEYASIRMLPTGKVEVTTGSSAHGQGHETAWSQIVADQLGVAFEDVEILHGDTQSSHKGLDTYGSRSLVVGGIAVIKAAEKVVAKAKPIAAHLLECSEDDLEFAGGKFTVKGTDTSTTMGDVALATFFAHNLPDGIEPSLDSDATFDPENFSFPHGTHLCAAEVDTETGRIKLRSYVCVDDVGVAVNPLIVEGQVHGGLAQGIAQALFEGTEHDDSGTLTTGTFADYLLPSAADLPSFTTDRTETPSTTNPLGAKGVGEAGTIASTPAVVNAVIDAVRPFGVNDIEMPLTPMRVWHAIQHGTTDAGGPGRDEAGGGLGSIDATGGAQ; this is translated from the coding sequence ATGACCGCCACGATCGAACCGGAAGTCGGCAAGTCCCGGCGCCGCAAGGAAGACGAGCGGCTGATCACCGGCCGCACCCGCTGGACCGACAACATCGCGCTGCCCGGCCTGCTGCACATGGCGGTCCTGCGCAGCCCGTTCGCGCACGCCAAGATCGTCTCGATCGACACGTCGGCGGCGAAGAGCGCGCCCGGCGTCATCGCCGTCTACACCGGCAAGGACCTCGACCCGGACGGCGCGATCGGCATGCCCTGCGCGTGGCCGATCACGCCGGACATGAAGGCGCCGCGCCGCCCGGTGCTCGCCGCCGACACGGTCAACTTCGCCGGTGAAGGCGTCGCGGTCGTCGTCGCACGGTCGTCCGCCGAAGCGCACGACGCGCTTGAGGAGATCGACGTCGAATACGACGAACTGCCGGTGATCCTCGATATGGAAGCCGCGCTCGCCGAAGGCGCTCCGCTGGTCCACGAAGAGCTGGGCACCAACAAGAACGCCGTGTGGGTCTTCGACTCCGGCGAAGCGGGCACGGGCGGCAACGTCGAAGACGCGATCAGCTCGTCGGAGGTCGTCGTCAAGCGCCGCTTCCGGCAGCAGCGCCTCGTCCCGGCGTTCATGGAGCCGCGCGCCTGCGTCGTCGACCCGACCAGCACGCAGATCACCATGTGGTCGGCCACGCAGGTGCCACACGTGCTGCGCGTGATGGCGGCGCTGACGCTCGGCATCCCCGAACACAAGCTGCGCGTGATCGCCCCCGACGTCGGCGGCGGCTTCGGCGGCAAGATCGGCGTCCTGCCCGAAGAGATGATGTCGCTGCTCGTCGCGCAGAAGCTCGGCAAGCCGGTCAAGTGGAACGAGACGCGGTCGGAGACCATGCTCGCCGCGCACCACGGCCGCGACCAGATCCAGGACATCACCATCTCCGCGACCCGCGACGGCCAGGTGACCGGCCTCAAGGTCGAGCTGCTCGCCAACCTCGGCGCGTACAACGGCCTGGTCGGACCGGGCGTGCCGATCCTCGGCGCGTTCATGTTCAACGCGATCTACAAGTTCCCGGCCTACCACTTCGCGTGCACCAACGTGTTCACCACGACGACGCTGACCGACGCCTACCGCGGCGCCGGCCGGCCGGAGGCGACGTTCGCGGTCGAGCGGATCATGGACGAGCTCGCCGTCGAGCTCGGCATGGACCCGCTGGAGCTGCGCGAGAAGAACTGGATCAAGCACGAGGAGTTCCCGTTCACCACGGTGTGCGGGCTGACCTACGATTCCGGCAACTACGAGGCCGCCACCGAGAAGGCCAAGCAGCTCTTCGACTACGACGGCCTGCGCGCCGAGCAGGAGAAGCGCCGCGCGGCGAAGGACAAGGTGCAGCTCGGCATCGGCATCTCGACGTTCACCGAGATGTGCGGACTCGCGCCGTCGCGGGTGCTCGGCTCACTCGACTACGGCGCCGGCGGCTGGGAGTACGCGTCGATCCGGATGCTCCCCACCGGCAAGGTCGAGGTCACGACCGGCTCTTCCGCGCACGGCCAGGGTCATGAGACGGCGTGGAGCCAGATCGTCGCCGACCAACTGGGCGTCGCGTTCGAGGACGTCGAGATCCTGCACGGCGACACCCAGTCGTCGCACAAGGGCTTGGACACCTACGGCTCGCGGTCGCTGGTGGTCGGCGGCATCGCCGTCATCAAGGCCGCCGAAAAGGTCGTCGCGAAGGCCAAGCCGATCGCGGCGCACCTGCTCGAATGTTCCGAGGACGACCTGGAGTTCGCCGGCGGCAAGTTCACCGTGAAGGGCACCGACACGTCCACGACGATGGGCGACGTCGCGCTCGCGACGTTCTTCGCGCACAACCTGCCCGACGGGATCGAGCCGTCGCTCGACTCGGACGCCACGTTCGACCCGGAGAACTTCTCGTTCCCGCACGGCACGCACCTCTGCGCCGCCGAGGTGGACACCGAGACGGGCCGGATCAAGCTGCGCTCCTACGTCTGCGTCGACGACGTCGGCGTCGCGGTGAACCCGCTGATCGTCGAAGGCCAGGTGCACGGCGGGCTCGCGCAGGGCATCGCGCAGGCGCTGTTCGAAGGCACCGAGCACGACGACAGCGGCACGCTCACCACCGGCACGTTCGCCGACTACCTGCTGCCGTCGGCGGCCGACCTGCCGTCGTTCACCACCGACCGCACGGAGACGCCGTCGACGACGAACCCGCTCGGCGCCAAGGGCGTCGGCGAAGCGGGCACCATCGCGTCCACCCCGGCGGTGGTCAACGCGGTGATCGACGCGGTGCGCCCGTTCGGGGTGAACGACATCGAGATGCCGTTGACGCCGATGCGGGTGTGGCACGCCATCCAGCACGGCACCACCGACGCCGGCGGCCCCGGCCGTGACGAAGCCGGCGGCGGCCTCGGCTCCATCGACGCCACCGGAGGTGCGCAGTGA
- a CDS encoding vWA domain-containing protein, with the protein MTTAADPVAGYAGFAAALRDAGVSCDAHRVQAYLAAVAEIDVSEPTQLYWAGRLTLCSSPDDLPCYEEAFSQWFSIETSAPQRAKAAAPKQARIAPLVDAQGSDAEGGNGPEQLKVAASAQEVLRHRDLAALTTAEREHLRELLATLRPAPPKRPAARKTPAKRGRLDPSRTLRAMLASGGEPLKLAYVRRASRPRRVVLLIDVSGSMSPYADALLRFAHVLTRCAPQSVEVFTLGTRLTRVSRQLRHRDPERAMLAAGSAVPDFAGGTRLGETLQAFLDRWGRRGVARRAVVTVFSDGWERGDTGLLGEQLAHLRRLAHAVFWVNPHAGRAGYAPVQSGIVAALPHIDRLLAGHTLATLERLLGEIADA; encoded by the coding sequence ATGACCACCGCCGCCGATCCCGTCGCCGGGTACGCCGGGTTCGCCGCCGCCCTGCGGGATGCCGGGGTTTCCTGCGACGCGCACCGCGTGCAGGCCTACTTGGCCGCCGTCGCCGAGATCGACGTCTCCGAGCCCACCCAGCTCTACTGGGCGGGCCGGCTCACCTTGTGCTCCAGCCCGGATGACCTCCCGTGCTACGAAGAGGCCTTCAGTCAGTGGTTTTCGATCGAAACCAGCGCCCCGCAGCGTGCGAAGGCCGCCGCGCCGAAGCAGGCTCGGATCGCGCCGCTCGTCGACGCGCAGGGCTCGGATGCCGAGGGTGGCAACGGTCCTGAGCAGCTGAAAGTCGCCGCGAGTGCGCAGGAGGTGCTGCGTCACCGCGACCTCGCCGCGCTGACCACCGCCGAACGCGAACACCTCCGCGAACTGCTCGCCACCTTGCGACCCGCGCCGCCGAAGCGGCCCGCGGCGCGGAAGACCCCGGCCAAGCGCGGCCGGCTCGATCCCTCGCGGACGCTGCGCGCGATGCTCGCCAGCGGCGGCGAGCCCCTCAAGCTCGCGTACGTCCGCCGCGCCAGCAGGCCGCGGCGGGTGGTGCTGCTCATCGACGTCTCGGGGTCGATGAGTCCCTACGCCGACGCGTTGCTGCGGTTCGCCCACGTCCTGACGCGGTGCGCGCCCCAGTCCGTCGAGGTCTTCACGCTCGGCACGCGCCTCACGCGGGTCTCGCGCCAGCTGCGGCACCGCGATCCGGAACGCGCCATGCTTGCGGCGGGTTCGGCGGTGCCGGACTTCGCCGGCGGCACCCGGCTCGGCGAGACGCTGCAGGCGTTCCTCGACCGCTGGGGCCGGCGCGGGGTGGCCCGCCGCGCCGTCGTCACGGTGTTCTCCGACGGCTGGGAACGCGGCGACACCGGGCTGCTCGGCGAGCAGCTCGCCCACCTGCGCCGGCTCGCGCACGCCGTATTCTGGGTGAATCCGCACGCCGGCCGTGCGGGGTACGCTCCGGTCCAGTCGGGCATCGTGGCCGCACTGCCCCACATCGACCGGCTGCTGGCCGGGCACACCCTGGCCACCTTGGAACGACTGCTCGGGGAGATTGCCGATGCGTGA
- a CDS encoding (2Fe-2S)-binding protein, with the protein MRITVTVDGTKYTDEVEPRTLLVHHLREKLGKVGTVVGCDTSNCGACTVHLDGHSVKSCSVLAVQADGCEVTTIEGLARDGKLHPVQQAFHDNHALQCGFCTPGMIMQSIDLLADNPDPDEQAVREGLEGNLCRCTGYQNIVRAVRDAAQHMSPGAGPEAERIAEAKHVGVGGD; encoded by the coding sequence ATGCGCATCACCGTCACCGTCGACGGGACGAAGTACACCGACGAAGTCGAGCCGCGCACCCTGCTCGTGCACCACCTGCGGGAGAAACTGGGCAAGGTCGGCACGGTCGTCGGCTGCGACACGAGCAATTGCGGCGCCTGCACCGTCCACCTGGACGGCCACAGCGTGAAGTCCTGCTCCGTCCTCGCGGTGCAGGCCGACGGCTGCGAGGTCACCACCATCGAAGGCCTCGCCCGCGACGGCAAGCTCCACCCCGTGCAGCAGGCCTTCCACGACAACCACGCGCTGCAGTGCGGGTTCTGCACGCCCGGGATGATCATGCAGTCGATCGACCTGCTGGCCGACAACCCGGACCCGGACGAGCAAGCCGTCCGCGAAGGGCTCGAAGGCAACCTCTGCCGCTGCACCGGCTACCAGAACATCGTCCGCGCGGTCCGCGACGCCGCCCAGCACATGAGCCCCGGCGCCGGCCCCGAAGCCGAGCGGATCGCCGAGGCCAAGCACGTCGGCGTGGGTGGTGACTGA
- a CDS encoding AAA family ATPase: protein MTDSPEELAAALDATGYLADDGLATAGFLALRMGRPLFCEGEPGTGKTSLAIALATALGRPLIRLQCHEGIDAAQALYEWDFPRQLLHLRALEAAGDGRVDVETAERSLYTERFLLARPLLQALITAPCVLLVDEIDRADDEFEAFLLQLLDEHAVTIPEYGEVRAAEPPLVVLTSNRTREVHDALKRRCLYHWLEHPDLVREVTILRRRIPDIGELLARQVAEAVHRLREMDLLKPPGVAESLDWARALLALHRDELDAASAARTLGAVLKYSEDLDRVRAKLDALFA, encoded by the coding sequence GTGACCGACTCGCCTGAAGAACTCGCCGCCGCGCTGGACGCCACCGGCTATCTCGCCGATGACGGGCTCGCCACCGCCGGGTTCCTCGCCCTCCGCATGGGCCGCCCGCTCTTCTGCGAAGGCGAACCCGGCACCGGCAAGACCTCCCTGGCCATCGCGCTGGCCACCGCGCTCGGGCGGCCGCTCATCCGCCTGCAGTGCCACGAAGGCATCGATGCCGCCCAGGCGCTCTACGAGTGGGACTTCCCTCGCCAGCTCCTACATCTGCGGGCCCTCGAAGCCGCCGGGGACGGCCGGGTCGACGTCGAGACCGCGGAGCGCTCCCTCTACACCGAGCGCTTCCTCCTCGCGCGCCCGCTGCTGCAGGCCCTGATCACCGCGCCGTGCGTGCTGCTGGTCGACGAGATCGACCGCGCCGACGACGAGTTCGAAGCCTTCCTCCTGCAGTTGCTCGACGAGCACGCCGTGACCATCCCCGAATACGGCGAAGTCCGCGCCGCGGAGCCGCCGCTCGTCGTCCTGACCTCGAACCGGACCCGCGAAGTGCACGACGCCCTCAAGCGCCGCTGCCTGTACCACTGGCTGGAACACCCGGACCTCGTGCGGGAGGTCACGATCCTGCGCCGTAGGATCCCGGACATCGGCGAGCTCCTGGCCCGGCAGGTCGCGGAAGCGGTACACCGTCTCCGCGAGATGGACCTGCTGAAGCCGCCGGGGGTGGCGGAGTCGCTCGACTGGGCGCGAGCCCTGCTGGCTCTGCATCGCGACGAGCTGGACGCGGCATCGGCGGCGCGGACGCTCGGTGCTGTCCTGAAGTACAGCGAAGACCTCGACCGGGTCCGGGCGAAACTCGACGCCCTGTTCGCCTGA